The following are from one region of the Salvia splendens isolate huo1 chromosome 2, SspV2, whole genome shotgun sequence genome:
- the LOC121792046 gene encoding uncharacterized protein LOC121792046 isoform X1: MQSRGAIRNSSGLLVDEKGDNKNKRADRKNGSEGMKNDFGGSKMVQNLMPNAKAKVEGIPKPVDEQNGRGVIKQRDKQKDRVKDNTFKEMDNDKEKKKDKKAMITKENRNSSQNQFKSDGSNELGGITGKHSVDLLKEPDSNAANEGIFRKRKGENTNGLFHESEIRPKKMQRPTPHHLTENGRKLDPFQTPTKSSHDKHAVPNSARVDDRERLTNGFTEAYKPSPQMPKPSAASIVRNHIAEASNVPPHDPPSVNTSLKVPNIEDLIAETSRRPPHTDSQYLADVLTIPKVEDWFELDHQDWLFTEKVHPGKHKAPMLSNSGYGGAMAWRSVVETP, encoded by the exons ATGCAATCAAGAGGTGCCATCAGAAACTCTTCAGGACTGCTGGTAGACGAAAAGGGAGATAACAAGAATAAGAGAGCTGATAGAAAAAATGGATCTGAAGGGATGAAAAATGATTTTGGTGGAAGTAAAATGGTTCAGAACCTTATGCCAAATGCCAAAGCTAAAGTTGAGGGCATACCCAAACCAGTGGATGAACAGAATGGGAGGGGTGTTATTAAGCAGCGGGACAAGCAGAAAGATAGGGTTAAGGATAACACCTTTAAGGAAATGGACAATgataaagagaagaaaaaagacAAGAAAGCAATGATTACAAAAGAAAATAGGAATAGCAGTCAGAACCAGTTTAAAAGTGATGGGAGTAATGAACTTGGTGGCATTACCGGTAAACATAGTGTGGACTTGTTGAAGGAACCCGACAGTAATGCTGCTAATGAAGGAATTTTCCGGAAAAGAAAAGGCGAAAATACAAATGGTTTATTCCATG AGAGTGAAATTAGACCAAAGAAAATGCAAAGGCCCACTCCTCATCATTTGACAGAGAATGGAAGGAAACTTGATCCTTTCCAGACCCCCACAAAATCTTCTCATGATAAGCATGCTGTTCCTAATAGTGCTAGAGTGGATGATAGAGAAAGGTTGACGAATGGTTTCACTGAAGCCTATAAACCTTCACCTCAAATGCCAAAACCTTCTGCAGCATCTATAGTCCGCAACCACATCGCTGAAGCTTCAAATGTACCTCCTCATGATCCCCCTTCTGTAAACACATCGCTGAAGGTGCCGAATATTGAGGACCTAATAGCTGAAACATCAAGAAGGCCTCCCCATACCGATTCCCAGTACCTAGCCGATGTACTAACAATACCCAAGGTGGAGGACTGGTTTGAACTTGACCACCAAGACTGGCTGTTTACCGAGAAAGTTCATCCAGGTAAGCATAAGGCgccaatgttatcaaatagcggatatggcggcgctatggcatggcgttcagtggtggaaacgccatag
- the LOC121776922 gene encoding transcription initiation factor TFIID subunit 3-like, which translates to MAPFEQVYVCPPLAPTPTVIATQDSSSNSVFLFYPPAIAASALPLLLISSMTLADLFRAKLKEKKHKKEKKDKERKKDKERYGSEEKHRDKKDRKEKGKSTKEKHKDKKKNKEERGKDKDKSSLSEELTVAGKLEDRSGGKLQPKVPSKDRGGFGNEAEDQR; encoded by the exons ATGGCCCCATTTGAACAGGTCTATGTATGCCCTCCCCTTGCTCCCACACCTACAGTTATTGCCACACAAGATTCGAGTTCAAACT CTGTTTTCTTGTTCTACCCTCCTGCTATAGCTGCTTCTGCTCTCCCGCTACTGCTGATCTCTTCCATGACTCTAGCTGATCTGTTTAGG GCAAAGCTCAAAGAGAAGAAACACAAAAAGGAGAAAAAGGATaaggaaagaaagaaagataaagagagatatGGAAGTGAGGAGAAACATAGGGACAAGAAAGACCGAAAAGAAAAAGGCAAGAGCACGAAGGAAAAGCACAAGGATAAAAAGAAGAATAAGGAGGAACGTGGCAAAGACAAGGACAAAAGCAGCCTATCCGAAGAGTTGACAGTTGCTGGGAAACTTGAGGATAGGAGTGGAGGGAAGCTTCAGCCAAAAGTACCCAGCAAAGATAGAGGTGGTTTCGGGAATGAAGCG GAGGATCAAAGATGA
- the LOC121792046 gene encoding trihelix transcription factor GTL2-like isoform X2: MQSRGAIRNSSGLLVDEKGDNKNKRADRKNGSEGMKNDFGGSKMVQNLMPNAKAKVEGIPKPVDEQNGRGVIKQRDKQKDRVKDNTFKEMDNDKEKKKDKKAMITKENRNSSQNQFKSDGSNELGGITGKHSVDLLKEPDSNAANEGIFRKRKGENTNGLFHESEIRPKKMQRPTPHHLTENGRKLDPFQTPTKSSHDKHAVPNSARVDDRERLTNGFTEAYKPSPQMPKPSAASIVRNHIAEASNVPPHDPPSVNTSLKVPNIEDLIAETSRRPPHTDSQYLADVLTIPKVEDWFELDHQDWLFTEKVHPGEPP, translated from the exons ATGCAATCAAGAGGTGCCATCAGAAACTCTTCAGGACTGCTGGTAGACGAAAAGGGAGATAACAAGAATAAGAGAGCTGATAGAAAAAATGGATCTGAAGGGATGAAAAATGATTTTGGTGGAAGTAAAATGGTTCAGAACCTTATGCCAAATGCCAAAGCTAAAGTTGAGGGCATACCCAAACCAGTGGATGAACAGAATGGGAGGGGTGTTATTAAGCAGCGGGACAAGCAGAAAGATAGGGTTAAGGATAACACCTTTAAGGAAATGGACAATgataaagagaagaaaaaagacAAGAAAGCAATGATTACAAAAGAAAATAGGAATAGCAGTCAGAACCAGTTTAAAAGTGATGGGAGTAATGAACTTGGTGGCATTACCGGTAAACATAGTGTGGACTTGTTGAAGGAACCCGACAGTAATGCTGCTAATGAAGGAATTTTCCGGAAAAGAAAAGGCGAAAATACAAATGGTTTATTCCATG AGAGTGAAATTAGACCAAAGAAAATGCAAAGGCCCACTCCTCATCATTTGACAGAGAATGGAAGGAAACTTGATCCTTTCCAGACCCCCACAAAATCTTCTCATGATAAGCATGCTGTTCCTAATAGTGCTAGAGTGGATGATAGAGAAAGGTTGACGAATGGTTTCACTGAAGCCTATAAACCTTCACCTCAAATGCCAAAACCTTCTGCAGCATCTATAGTCCGCAACCACATCGCTGAAGCTTCAAATGTACCTCCTCATGATCCCCCTTCTGTAAACACATCGCTGAAGGTGCCGAATATTGAGGACCTAATAGCTGAAACATCAAGAAGGCCTCCCCATACCGATTCCCAGTACCTAGCCGATGTACTAACAATACCCAAGGTGGAGGACTGGTTTGAACTTGACCACCAAGACTGGCTGTTTACCGAGAAAGTTCATCCAG gtgAACCGCCATAA